Proteins co-encoded in one Caldisericia bacterium genomic window:
- a CDS encoding ABC transporter permease subunit produces the protein MKKVNVISSIFLILFILIIVSGVVSLFSKTGLQGLKETLISQEFVFAVKFSIITSLISLLLSLIFSIPMAYFLSRVNFPLKQFVEGVIDIPIFLPPLITGLSFLILFGGGFGEFLGRFGISFLFSPLGVIFAQFIIITPYIERSAEIAFFKVSKRYEFMGKIMGLSDFDVFRKIVFPLSKKGILTGAIIGWSRAIGEFGATLMIAGATRMKTETLPIFVYLSVSSGNIKFAIGAGVLMVIVAILILFIVRGVIKENAYH, from the coding sequence ATGAAGAAAGTTAATGTGATTAGCTCCATATTCCTAATTCTTTTTATTTTAATTATTGTATCTGGTGTAGTCTCTTTGTTTTCAAAAACAGGACTTCAAGGTTTAAAAGAAACCCTCATCTCTCAGGAGTTTGTATTTGCTGTTAAGTTTTCCATTATCACGTCTTTAATTTCACTTCTCCTCTCTCTAATTTTTTCCATACCGATGGCATATTTTTTATCCAGAGTTAATTTTCCACTTAAACAGTTTGTGGAGGGTGTTATAGATATTCCCATCTTCCTTCCTCCACTAATTACAGGTCTATCCTTTCTTATTTTGTTTGGTGGAGGTTTTGGTGAATTTCTTGGAAGATTCGGAATTTCCTTTTTATTCTCGCCCCTTGGAGTGATATTTGCCCAATTTATAATAATTACCCCATACATAGAGAGAAGTGCTGAGATTGCATTTTTTAAAGTGAGTAAAAGATATGAGTTTATGGGGAAGATTATGGGGCTTTCAGATTTTGATGTGTTTAGGAAGATAGTGTTTCCTCTAAGTAAAAAAGGAATTCTCACTGGAGCTATAATTGGTTGGAGTAGAGCCATAGGTGAATTTGGAGCAACTCTAATGATAGCAGGTGCCACAAGAATGAAGACTGAAACTCTACCTATTTTTGTGTATCTCTCTGTTTCTTCAGGTAATATAAAGTTTGCAATAGGTGCAGGTGTGTTAATGGTGATTGTGGCAATTTTAATACTCTTTATTGTAAGAGGGGTGATAAAAGAAAATGCTTATCATTAA